The Synechococcales cyanobacterium T60_A2020_003 DNA window CGTAGCGGGGAATGGGGAACTCAGCAACAAAGGCAGGATAGAACACCAGGAGCGCTGATAGGAGTCCGGTTCCGGCGATCGCCGCCGTTGTCTTGAGGGGCGATCGCTGCGCCACATCCGTAGAACCATTCGACTCAGCGGGCGATCCGGGAAAAGCCCACTGGATAAGGGCATCCATCACCACAGTAATGACAATGCCAGCACTGATAGTTAGCAAGACTCGCAGGCTATGTTCGGTGTAGCGGCTGGGTAAATGCAGCTTGAACAGCAGCAGATGCGCCAGGGCAAACAGCCCCAGGGAGGTGATCAGCAGTTGGGGCAGGAGGACGACGTTCCGGGTTAGGGCACGGACGAGGGGTAGACGAGCTGGGAACCGGATACAGAGAGGCAGCAGCAGTCCCAGGGCGTTTGTAGCGGGAGTCAGAATCGACTCAAGGCGGAGTCCGCCCCGGCCTTTGGTCCAAAAGCTCCAGGGATTCGCATCGTCAAAAAAGGCCGATCGTCCACCGGGCAAGAACTCTGGCATCCGTCGCGCTGCCTCTGCCGTGACCACAGGGCCAAAGGGATTGGGCAATACGACGTAGGGCAACAGGACGACGAACGCGGCGACCAGTCCCGTAATGCACACTTGGCGATCGCGCCCATCGGTTACAATTTTGAGCCGTCCCCGATCCCACATCCCCAGGCGTAGCACCAGCACCCCCGCCCCCACCAGCATCACCTGGGGGTAGAACAAACCCAGAAGTCCTAGAGAAATAGCGCAAGGGAGGGGCGATCGCCGCAGGAGATAGTACAGAAATGCCAAAAACAGCGGATAAATGAAGGCCTTAGGCGTTGCCGAGAAGATGGCATCCGTCATGGCTAATGCCTGACTCAGCAACACCGACGCGCAGAATCCGGCAACCGGAACAGGCAGGATTTGAATCGTTACCCCAAAGCACAACGCTGCCGTGATCAGGCTCAGAATGGGCGGCAAAATTTTACTGAATAGCAGCGGGTCAATACCAACCAGAGCCGCACCATGGTAAAGCCACTGATATCCCCAGGGCGCAACACTCTGAAAGTAGTCGGCAATCCAGTCGTTCGGAAACAGCGTGGAATCCATAAACCGCTGCATCCAAAAGACGTGCTGGCGGGCGTCGTCCTGAACCACAAAGTCGCTGCTAAACGCGATTCGCAAGGCCAGAAAACTATAGATAGCGGCAAAGGTGAGGCTGAGACTGAGCCAAAATACTGTTTGCGATCGCGATCGCAGGGGTCGAAATACAGAATGAACCACGGCAAAGTCTAGAAACAGTGGGGATCAAGTCCCATTAAACCGTGCTTGTGCCTCCGGTGGACATTACACACCTTTACAGGCCGATCTGTGCAAAGCAGGCGATAACACACTAATCTAATAAAGAGGCCGAATTCATGCCGTTCTCGCTGAGAGATGCTGAACGCGGCTAACTTTGTATCCCGATGCAGCACACGGGTTGCATCTCTCTAGAGTTTTGGAAGTGGACGCTGAGTGTGCCGAACGTAGGCATTATTTATAACGACATTAAACCGATTGCCTGTCGAGTCGCTGACGAGCTTAAGCAAACGTTCAGCCAGCACGGGTATACCGTTCATACTGCGACTGGGGTGGGTGGCATTTTGGGCTATTCCAGCCCAGAGCGACCCGTTTGTCATACCCCGATTGATAAACTCGTGCCGCCAGAGTTTGATGAAACGATGGAGTTTGCGGTGGTTCTGGGTGGCGACGGCACAGTGCTGTCTGCCTTCCGTCAGATTGCCCCGTGCCAAATTCCGCTCCTGGCTATCAATACTGGACATATGGGGTTCTTAACGGAAACCTATCTGAATCAATTGCCCCAAGCGATAGATGCCCTGAAACGTGGAGAGTACTCCATTGAAGAACGGGTGATGATCACTGTTCAAGTCTTCCGCGACGGCTACCTGATCTGGGAGGCACTGTGCCTGAACGAGATGGTGATTCATCGCGAACCGTTGACCAGCATGTGCCATTTCGAGATTGAAATTGGTCAACATGCTCCGGTGGATGTGGCAGCGGATGGGGTGATCATTGCCACGCCTACGGGTTCTACAGCCTATGCCCTCTCCGCAGGTGGCCCGGTGATTACCCCCGGCGTTCCCGTTTTACAACTAATTCCCATTTGTCCCCATTCCCTAGCCTCCCGTGCGCTGGTCTTCTCAGACGAGGAGCCTGTGACGATCTTTGCCGCCAATCCTGATCGCCTGGTGATGGTGGTCGATGGCAATGCCGGATGCTATGTGTTGCCGGAAGATCGGGTGCAGATTTATCGATCGCCCTACCGTGCCAAGTTCATTCGCCTGCGCCCACCGGAATTTTTCCATGTGTTGCGGGAAAAACTGGGCTGGGGCTTGCCCCACATCGCTAAGCCAACCTCGGTGGAGTTGCCCTAAACGTTAACGCTGGGTTCGCTGTCGGCGTGCTTCGTACAGAATTAAGGCCGTGGCGATCGCCGCATTTAAGGATTCCACTCCCGGAGCCAGCGGGATTTGCACCTGCTCATCGGCAAGTTGGGCTAATTCAGGGGACAGTCCGGCTCCCTCATTGCCAATCAAAATCAGCGTGGGTTGAGTGAAGTCCAACTCCCAATAGGTCTTGGAGGCCGTCGGTAACGTTGCGACAATCTGCATCCCCTCGGCTTGCCGTTCCTGCACATCCGCCACGAGATCGGAACTTACCATCATGGGCAAGCGAAACCACTGCCCTGCCGAGGCTCGCAACACCTTGGGATGATCTAAATCCACACTGTCGGGACTGATCCACAGGCCATCTACCCCGGCGGCGGCGGCGGTGCGGATAATGGTTCCGACGTTCCCCGGATCCTGCAACGACTCGATCGCCAATCCTAGGGAAACATCCACCGGAACCGACTCATGCAGGCGATCGCGCCCAGCCGTGGCAACCACACCATCGGGCGTAACCGTAGTGGCGATCGCCGCAATAATCTCTGGACTCACCACCTCTACCCGCTCAGCAGCGGCGGCGGCTTGCTGGCAGAGGTCGGGATACCGCGTTTGCCATGCCTCCGTAAAACAGAGGACGCTGAGGGGAAGGTGGGCAGCACAAGCTTCCTCAACGAGGTGGGTTCCTTCTAAAAGAAAGACCTGTTGACGATGACGCTCCTTGGTTTGGTGGAGCTTGCGAAGCTGTTTAACCAGCGGATTTTGCAGACTCGTGAGCATAGGGGTTAGGACGTTAGGGCCGCCTTGGCCTGGTGTTGCAGCATCAGACCATACTCCAAGCCTTCCACGATCGCCTGGTAGGATGCCTCGATGATGTTGGTGGATACGCCCACCGTCGTCCAGCGCTGATAGCCGTTGCTGGATTCGATCAAGACTCTGGGCTTAGCGCTGGTTCCCGCCCCCCCGTCTAAAATCCGCACTTTGTAGTCCGTGAGGTGGAACTCGGCAATTTCAGGGTAAAAATTCGTTAACGCCTTCCGCAGTGCCGCATCCAAGGCTGAAACCGGGCCATTGCCTTCCGCCGCTTCCAGAATTTCCTGGTCGTTAACGGTGACTTTGATCGTGGCGAGGGAACGACTGTTCCAAACGTCAGCATCCGGCTTCATGTCGCAATGCACCTGGAACCCTTCCACCCCGAAGAAATGGGGACGTTGCCCCAGCGCTTCCCGCATCATCAGTTCAAAACTGGCCTCGGCAGCTTCAAATTGGTATCCCTCATTTTCCAGCTCTTTGAGACGCTGCAAAAGCTGACGACAGGTGGGATCTTGCTTATCCAGGTCAATGCCAAAACTGCGGGCTTTCGCTAACACGTTGCTGAGTCCGGCTTGATCGGAAATGACAATGCGCCGACGGTTGCCCACCTGCTCCGGACGGATGTGTTCGTAGGTGAGAGGGTTCCGCTCAACGGCACTGACATGGATGCCGCCCTTATGGGCAAAGGCAGAGAGGCCGACAAACGGGGCATGGTCATCCGGCGCAAGGTTTGCAATTTCGCTAATTAGACGGCTGGAATCGGTGAGTTGACCCAGTTGGTCTGACTGGATGCATTGATAGCCTAGCTTCAGTTGCAGGTTCGGAATCAAGGTGCAGAGGTTGGCATTACCGCAACGCTCGCCATAGCCGTTAATCGTGCCCTGAACCATGCGTGCCCCTTCCATCACCGCCGCGATCGCATTCGCCACCGCTGTTCCCGAATCATTGTGGGTGTGGATGCCTAATTGGGGCGAGGCTAGTGGCTCTAGGGTGGGTAAGGTTCCGCCTTCAACGGGTTGAATACCCAGAGTCTGCACCACATCCCGCACGATCGCCTGTACCTCGTGGGGCAAGGTTCCGCCATTGGTATCGCACAAAACCAGCCACTCTGCGCCGCCTGCGATCGCCGCTTTCAGGGTGTCCAGGGCATAGTCTGGATTAGCCTCATACCCATCAAACCAATGTTCGGCATCGTAGATGACGCGGCGATCGTTCTGCCGGAAGAAGGCCACCGAATCGCGGATCATCGCCAGATTTTCCTCTAGGGTGGTTTTTAGACCTTCCGTAACGTGTAAATCCCAGGACTTGCCAAACATCGTCACCCAATGGGTTCCCGCTGCTAGGATCGACTGCAACAGCGTATCCTCCTCCGCAGATTTCCCCGGACGACGAGTGGAGCAAAAGGCGACGACATTGGCCTGGGTCAGAGGTTCTTCCTGAAGCCGCCAAAAGAACTGGACATCCTTAGGATTCGCTCCTGGCCATCCCCCTTCAATTAACGGAATTCCTAACCGATCGAGCTGGTGAGCAATCCGCATTTTGTCATCAATGGAAAGGGATAAGCCTTCTCGCTGTGCGCCATCGCGAAGCGTCGTGTCGTAGATCCAGATGGGAGTTTGCCGTCGGGTGGTTGTCTCGGAGGTCATGGGTTCAGAAAAGTCAGTCCTGGGAATATCGGTTCAAAACGAAATAGCTGAGTCGTCAGCGCTGATCCACCAAAAACGAAATCTTAAAATATCAAGGTGTATACCATTTACCCACCAGAGTATATGCCGATCATTAAAGCGCAAGGTCAAACGTTTGAGTGCGCATCGAATACTAACTTGAGAACCGCACTGCTTCAGCAGGGAATTGCCCTTCATAACGGTCAATCGGCTCTGATTAACTGCCGAGGGTTGGGAACCTGTGGTACCTGTGCGGTGGAGATTGATGGTGATGTGTCAGAAACCAACTGGCGCGATCGCACCCGGCGATCGCTTCCTCCCCATTCTCTCACGCAAAATCGTCGCTTAGCATGTCAAACCCGCGTCTTGGGTGATGTGAAGGTAACAAAGTACGACGGCTTTTGGGGACAGGGCGACACTCCAGTTTGGACACCTGACCCTGAATAGCAACGCTAAATGTGGCAAGGCATTAAAATGTATTTGCTAAACTTGATCGCTATACTACGCGTTGTAGTGCTAAATATATCGAAGATCTTGCATCTCATCTAAAGTGATTTGATTTAGAATCGCAAGCAATCGTTGTGTAATCTCTTGGGGAGGGCGACGAACAGCAAAAATCACGCCGTAGTGTGTTTGTCCTGAATTAAAGTAACGTTGCACAAGTTCCTCAAAGTCAGTTCGATTGTGAGTGACCAGAGTTCTTGATTGGCTTACAGCGTAAGCAAGTTGTTCCGCGTCAGTTGAATGAAGTTGTCCTGCATCGCGTGCAGTGATGACATCAAAGCCTCTTGCTCGAAGTAAGTCAGCTATCAAAACGTTGACATCTTCATCAAGGTACAAACAAACAAATAAATAAGCGGCTCACAAGGCTCTAACCAATGGATCTATTAACTCATCAGGAATACGGTTTCGCTCTATATGGTCGTTAATTTCCGTTTGATGGTCACTGTAATACGTTAACGCTCCAAATACTTGTCCTAGGGTCAGATGAGGCATCCCTTTGGGAATTTCTTCAGGTGCAACACCCATTCGCCAAGTCTCAACAATGGCTCTGACAGGTGTACGAGTTCCTCGGATGATAGGTTCTCCATGTAGAATCTCATCATCTCGCACAACATAAAGATATTCTGTCGTTTGAACCATTTTCCCCTCCCAGACTGATTATCTTATTATCGCCCATGCTAGTAGTCCCCTATGCAAGGCAGCATAATACCCTCAACACAGCGGACGGATGCAAGCCACTGGTGCTAAGTTCAAGGTTATCTGCCGCTGCTGGATGGGAACGATAGTTGTACGGGCGGGTTTAGCCGATAGTCCTTGCCTTATACCGGGGAGTAATTGCGAAACCCACCCCAGCCCACCGGATGAATGATTTGGATTTGATATCAAACCCTACTCTTAGGAGGCGATCGCATTGACCGGACGGCAACCGAATCCAACCTCTATTGAGAACATTGTGTCTTGGCTCATGGGAGAGGAGCCAAGCACCTCTGAATCGCTGTTTACGCCAGAGGCCGCATCGGATTCTGAACCGTCTGACCCATTGGAGCAGCCTCCCAGCACAGAACCGTCCAGCGCAGAAACGATTCCACCGATCTTCCCATCAAATCCTTCCCCGTTGGAAACACCAGAACCAGCAGTGCCGGATTCCCTTGCAGGATCTAGTTTTTCAGAGCTTAATCCACCGCCACCGTCCGAGAATGCTGGGGAAGAGCGATCGCCCACCCCCGTTTCCACCCCAGCAGCAGCTACACCTCAGCCGATGCCTGCCGCTGAAGGAGAAGGGCGATCGCCCGTTGGTGAACCTCAACCGTTACCGAGTATTGCCCCCCCATCCCCGTCCCCGGAAACATTTATCCAACCAGGGATGCGTCCCACCGAACCCGAGGTAGCTTTGTTCTCGGTTGAAGTCCCTGGGGGTACAGATACGGAACCCATTCCTCCTGTCCCAGATACAGGCCGTCCGGTTGATCGCCCTGCCGAAACGCCCCTAACCAGCGAACCAGCGGCGATACCCGTGGATCAGACCTTCCTTCAACTGCTGACTCACTATCAGCAGCAGCACGGTGAAGCGGCCACCCAGGAACTACTATCCAGGGCGCTAATTGAGTACGAACAGCGCAATGGCATACCGGGAACGAACGAACTGCTGCGTCGGGTCATGCAGGCAATTCGCGAGGACGAAGGGACAGCCGTAGCCGCTAGCGTGGTGTCTAATTTAGCGGAAGACTTGGGAGACGTGCCACCGATGGAATCTGGGGCGGTGGCGATCGCCGATTTTCCCGATCCAGAAGCGCAACGGGTGCCGCCGCCGCCCGTCGTAGAAACGAATATCTCGAATGTGCCGATCCCCACTGCTGCCGGGGATAGCAGCCGTCAAAATCTGCTCAATTTTTTGCCGTTAGCGTTGGTCGCCGCGATCGCGGGCAGTGCGCTGGCGTTTACCCTTTTGCGTCGGTCTCAGCAGGTTCCGTTCACCCTCTTTGCCCTATCAGGGTGGACAGAGATTGTCCCCTGGGTGGAGGATGCGATCGCCAGTCAAATTCCGTCCCCTCCTCCCAGTCCCTCCCCACCGATTACTGAGCCTGTAGAACCGATCGAGCCGATTCAGCCCATTGAACCGATTGAACCATTCGACCCGAATCCCTCCCCGCTGCCCAACCCCACCGCATCGCCCACAACGCTGCCCTATCCCAATCCGGATGAGCCATTACCTGGAGTTCAGCTTTGGTGATGGCGCGGTTTTCCGATCCGCACCCGTTCTGAAAGATTGATAAATTTGACCTACAGTTTTCATTGGGGGCTTAGTTTCAAGGAGAGGTACGGTGGCTCAAGCAACGGATGTATTAATCGTGGGCGGTGGCATGATTGGCATGGCGATCGCCGTTGAATTAGCGCTGCGGGGACGAGCCGTAACCGTGTTGACGCGCAGCACCTCGGAGGCGGCAGGACTCGCGGCGGCAGGAATGCTGGCTCCCCAAGCGGAAGAGATTGACCATGCCGCCCTGCTGGATCTTTGTGTTCGCAGTCGGTCGCTGTATCCAGACTGGATTGCAAAACTAGAAGAACTCAGCGGTCAGTCGGCAGGATATTGGCCCTGTGGGATTCTGGCACCGCTGTACTCTAGCCCGTCAGTCTCCACACGCTTACCAGGGACAGAATCTTCCCTCCCCCGGCAATGGCTGGATCAAATGGCCATTCGCTACGCCCAGCCCGGCCTGGGTGCGGATGTGGTTGGCGGCTGGTGGTATCCAGAAGACGGACAGGTTGATAATCGCGCGTTGATGGCGGTGCTCAAGGGAGCCGCAGAAGGGCTAGGGGTTCGCATTCAAACGGGCATTACCTTAACCGGACTACGCCAGCGTTGCGGTCAAATTCAGTCCGTGCAGACCACAGCGGAGGACTGGCACGCCCATCATTACGTTTTAGCCCTGGGAGCCTGGAGCCATGATCTGCTTCCCCTTCCGGTGCATCCCTGTAAGGGACAAATGCTGTCCTTACAGGGCGCAGATCGGTTAGAGACGCCCCTGCGACGGGTGCTGTTTGGCGAGGACATTTACATTGTGCCGCGTCGGAATGGACAGATTGTGATTGGCGCAACGAGTGAACGGGTAGGCTTTCAACCGGGCAATACGGCAGCAGGCATTCAAGCCCTGTTGCAGCGAGCCACCCGCCTGGTTCCTGGCTTAGAAGCGTTAACCATCGAGGAACTGTGGTGGGGCTTTCGTCCGACGCCCCCGGATGAGCTACCGATCCTAGGGGAAAGTCCATGGGAAAATCTAACCTTGGCAACAGGCCATCATCGGAATGGCGTTCTGTTAGCTCCCGTCACCGCCTCGCTACTAGCCGATCGCATTGTGAACCAAACGGACGATCCATTGCTGTCCCATTTTTCATGGCAGCGATTCACAACGTCTGCAACCTCTGGGGCGATCGCTCCTCTCTCGCCCTCCCCTGTATCCTATGCTCAACCTGTATTGGAGTCTATACCTGTGCAAACCTTAGAATCTTCGGCTACACCCCTATCCACCTTTGAGGATTCCCCCCTTGTAATTGCGGGACGGTCTTTCAAATCGCGCTTGATGACCGGATCGGGGAAATACCGAACCTTTGATCACATGCGCGGGGCGATCGCCGCTAGTGGATGCGAAATCGTCACGGTGGCTATCCGCCGCGTCCAGACCAATGCCCCCGGACACGAAGGCTTAGCCGAGGCTCTGGACTGGAGCAAAATTTGGATGCTGCCCAACACGGCAGGCTGCAAAACCGCCGAGGAAGCGGTACGAGTGGCGCGATTGGGGCGTGAAATGGCCAAGTTGCTGGGTCAGGAAGACAATACCTTCGTCAAGCTGGAAGTCATCCCCGATCCCAAGTATCTGTTACCCGACCCGATCGGCACCCTCGAAGCTGCGGAACAACTGGTTAAAGAAGGGTTTGCAGTGCTGCCCTACATCAATGCTGATCCCTTACTAGCCAAACGCCTTGAAGAGGCAGGCTGTGCCACCGTGATGCCTCTGGGATCGCCGATTGGGTCGGGGCAGGGCATTCGCAACGCCGCCAATATCGAGATCATCATCGAGAATGCTTCAATTCCGGTGGTGGTGGATGCCGGAATTGGGACGCCCAGCGAGGCGGCGATGGCAATGGAAATGGGGGCATCGGCACTGCTGATCAACTCGGCGATTGCCCTGGCTCAGAATCCCGTCCTAATGGCGCAGGCCATGGGACAGGCCACCGCCGCTGGACGCATGGCCTACCTAGCAGGGCGCATTCCCGTCAAAACCTATGCGATCGCCAGTTCCCCCATCACCGGAACCATCACGGAGTAGGAGCTAAAACGGGATGTCGTCAAAATTCGTCTCGTCAGTGCTTGGAGCAGCATAGGCAGGTTGGGGAAGCTCTTGACGGACGGTCTTGGCGGCAGGTGGCGGGCTAGACAGGCGCGATGGGGTGGCGGCGGTCGTAGCGACGGGCGCACTATAGCTAGTCACCGTCCCGCCCGAACCCAAACGATGCAAACGCCGAACCGTCACCTCCGCCCGCTTTTCTTTGAACCCTTCCGGGCGATCGACGGTGTTCATGCTGAGGCGACCTTCAATCAAAATGCGATCGCCCGCATGGTATTGCTCCTGAATTTCCTGCGCGAGATTGCCCCAGCCAATCGCCTTCAGTTGGGCAGGGGGTTCACCCTCCCGGGTTCCCTCAATCTGCACCATCATTTCGGCGATCGCCAGATTATCTGCGGTGTAGCGGAGCTGCGGATCCTGGACGATGTCGGCTAAAAAAATGCAACTGTTCATGGCGTTGAAATGGTCTTAAAAGTGGTTGGACTAGGTGATCGCTTTCGATACCACCGGAGAGCGCTAGTGTCCCTAAACCCTTGGTGTAGCGATACCGAAACGAGTGCTTGTTCCGGCGAACCGTCGCAAGCGGCTTCATCATATCGTGTTTGGCTTGGGCGTCAACCCCGAAGCAGCCTTTTTCTAGCTTAAAACATTTGTACTGCTTTCGAAAAGGGCGATCGCTACAGGCTGAGGGTTTCATAATCGTAGGACGATTCACCCAGGTCAATTTCTCGATCCACAAATTCTTGGACGTAGGCGCGATACTCCCGCAAAGTCTCGTCCACCCAACCGCGATCGTTGCTGTTGGCCACAAGATGCACCAACGGTTCCCCCGCATCGGGCAAGACCAAGATCCAGCTATCGTGCTGCGCGTTCAGAATCTTGACGCCATCCGTCAGGTCTAAATCTTCACTGGGATGACTTTCGACAAAATAGCGCATCAGTCGGCCTTTCACCGTCCACGGACACCGGACCGTAATAGAGCGATGACAAACACGCGGTAATTCTGCCCGAATTTGAGCCAGTGAACGATCCTGAATCGTCAGTTTCTCAATCAACTTGGCAATACAGAACATGGCGTCAAAGCCGGGGTGGAGTTGGGGGAAAATAAAGCCCATCTCGCCACTGCCCCCTAGCACAACGTCCTGATCCGCGTGGCAAGCCTCCATGAGCGCCGTCGGATTCGCCTTGGTTCGCACCACCCTGGCATCGTGGCGACGGGCAATTTGCTCCACAGCGCTAGAGGCGTTGACTGGAACCACAATCGTGGATCGCGGATGCTCCGTTAAGAAGACATGCGCCATGAGGGCCGTTAGCAATTCTCCGCGAATGGGACTGCCAGTTTCGTCTACCAAGATGAGTTGTTCCCCATTCGCAGACACCTGCACACCTAGATTGGCCTTAATCGCTTCGACCACATGACCCAACTGATTCAGCAGCACCTCCCGGTCTTGGGCAGATGGCGCGTTCTGACTCAAGCTGGCATTGAGAACCACGGCATCACAGTCAAACTTATTCAGCAACTGGGGCAGCACTGCACCCGACACCGCGTACACGTAGTCAATCACGACTTTAGAATTACCGTTCCGGATGGCCTCCACATTCAGCAAGCGCTCAAAGGCAATGCTGTAAAGGTTCACGATTTGGCTGGGATAAACAACGTCGCCAATCTCTGGGATCTGTGCCCGTCGGAAATCTTCCTTAAAATACGCCCCTTCGATCTTTTTCTCGCGGGCTTTTGAGATATTAATGCCGTGCTCATCAAAGAATTCAATCAAAATATGGTCGGAACGCTCTGGATCCACCCGCACATGGATTCCCGCTGCACCTTGAAGGATGGGAACCACGGTACGGGCAAGCGGAATAGCGGTGGCTTCAAGGTTCTGAACATTAATGCCGACCGACATCAACCCAGCAATGAGCGATCGCGACACCATCCGCGAAATACTGCGCTGATCTCGTGAAACCATCACTTCCGAACCGGGTTTTAGCGTCGAGCCAAAGGCCGCTCCCAGCCGTACGGCAAATTCCGGCGTTATATCAATATTGGCTAATCCCGCCACGCCCCGTTGCCCAAACAAATTGCGATGCGCGGCCTGTCCCCAGATTAAATTCATATTCAAGATCGCCCCTGGTTCAATGAGCTTACTTGGCCAGACGCGCACACCGGGGTTAACCTGAGCCTCCTCACCGACGGTAGATAGCGATCCTACAACCGCCCCTTCCAACACATGAGCCCGTCGATCAACCCGAACACCCCGACCCGTCACACAGGCTCGCAAGTGCGCCTCATCACCAACGATGACTCCATTCCAAATGATCGGGCGTTTCAAATCTGCATCAGATCCGACAGTTACGTTATCGCCAATCACGGTTCCCGGTTCAATCGTCACCCGTTCGCCAATGCGGCAGTTGTGCCCGATTAATACGGGGGCTTTTAGGTGGGCGGTAGAGTTGATATGGGTGTTCTGCCCAATCCAAATACCGGGCGATCGCTCCTCGTAGGCAAAATCAAGCTGAACCCGTTGCGAAAGGGCATC harbors:
- the cimA gene encoding citramalate synthase translates to MTSETTTRRQTPIWIYDTTLRDGAQREGLSLSIDDKMRIAHQLDRLGIPLIEGGWPGANPKDVQFFWRLQEEPLTQANVVAFCSTRRPGKSAEEDTLLQSILAAGTHWVTMFGKSWDLHVTEGLKTTLEENLAMIRDSVAFFRQNDRRVIYDAEHWFDGYEANPDYALDTLKAAIAGGAEWLVLCDTNGGTLPHEVQAIVRDVVQTLGIQPVEGGTLPTLEPLASPQLGIHTHNDSGTAVANAIAAVMEGARMVQGTINGYGERCGNANLCTLIPNLQLKLGYQCIQSDQLGQLTDSSRLISEIANLAPDDHAPFVGLSAFAHKGGIHVSAVERNPLTYEHIRPEQVGNRRRIVISDQAGLSNVLAKARSFGIDLDKQDPTCRQLLQRLKELENEGYQFEAAEASFELMMREALGQRPHFFGVEGFQVHCDMKPDADVWNSRSLATIKVTVNDQEILEAAEGNGPVSALDAALRKALTNFYPEIAEFHLTDYKVRILDGGAGTSAKPRVLIESSNGYQRWTTVGVSTNIIEASYQAIVEGLEYGLMLQHQAKAALTS
- a CDS encoding mannose-1-phosphate guanyltransferase — protein: MRAVLMAGGSGTRLRPLTCDLPKPMVPILNRPIAEHIINLLKRHHIREIIATLHYLPDVMRDYFQDGSDFGVQMTYAVEEDQPLGTAGCVKNVAELLDSTFLVISGDSITDFDLSAAIRFHKERGAKATLILKHVPTPLEFGVVITDEAQRIRRFLEKPSSSEIFSDTVNTGTYILEPEVLEYLPPNQEADFSKDLFPLLLEKGEPMYGFITDGYWCDVGHLDAYRKAQYDALSQRVQLDFAYEERSPGIWIGQNTHINSTAHLKAPVLIGHNCRIGERVTIEPGTVIGDNVTVGSDADLKRPIIWNGVIVGDEAHLRACVTGRGVRVDRRAHVLEGAVVGSLSTVGEEAQVNPGVRVWPSKLIEPGAILNMNLIWGQAAHRNLFGQRGVAGLANIDITPEFAVRLGAAFGSTLKPGSEVMVSRDQRSISRMVSRSLIAGLMSVGINVQNLEATAIPLARTVVPILQGAAGIHVRVDPERSDHILIEFFDEHGINISKAREKKIEGAYFKEDFRRAQIPEIGDVVYPSQIVNLYSIAFERLLNVEAIRNGNSKVVIDYVYAVSGAVLPQLLNKFDCDAVVLNASLSQNAPSAQDREVLLNQLGHVVEAIKANLGVQVSANGEQLILVDETGSPIRGELLTALMAHVFLTEHPRSTIVVPVNASSAVEQIARRHDARVVRTKANPTALMEACHADQDVVLGGSGEMGFIFPQLHPGFDAMFCIAKLIEKLTIQDRSLAQIRAELPRVCHRSITVRCPWTVKGRLMRYFVESHPSEDLDLTDGVKILNAQHDSWILVLPDAGEPLVHLVANSNDRGWVDETLREYRAYVQEFVDREIDLGESSYDYETLSL
- a CDS encoding single-stranded DNA-binding protein, which gives rise to MNSCIFLADIVQDPQLRYTADNLAIAEMMVQIEGTREGEPPAQLKAIGWGNLAQEIQEQYHAGDRILIEGRLSMNTVDRPEGFKEKRAEVTVRRLHRLGSGGTVTSYSAPVATTAATPSRLSSPPPAAKTVRQELPQPAYAAPSTDETNFDDIPF
- a CDS encoding RNA methyltransferase, giving the protein MLTSLQNPLVKQLRKLHQTKERHRQQVFLLEGTHLVEEACAAHLPLSVLCFTEAWQTRYPDLCQQAAAAAERVEVVSPEIIAAIATTVTPDGVVATAGRDRLHESVPVDVSLGLAIESLQDPGNVGTIIRTAAAAGVDGLWISPDSVDLDHPKVLRASAGQWFRLPMMVSSDLVADVQERQAEGMQIVATLPTASKTYWELDFTQPTLILIGNEGAGLSPELAQLADEQVQIPLAPGVESLNAAIATALILYEARRQRTQR
- the thiO gene encoding glycine oxidase ThiO, which encodes MAQATDVLIVGGGMIGMAIAVELALRGRAVTVLTRSTSEAAGLAAAGMLAPQAEEIDHAALLDLCVRSRSLYPDWIAKLEELSGQSAGYWPCGILAPLYSSPSVSTRLPGTESSLPRQWLDQMAIRYAQPGLGADVVGGWWYPEDGQVDNRALMAVLKGAAEGLGVRIQTGITLTGLRQRCGQIQSVQTTAEDWHAHHYVLALGAWSHDLLPLPVHPCKGQMLSLQGADRLETPLRRVLFGEDIYIVPRRNGQIVIGATSERVGFQPGNTAAGIQALLQRATRLVPGLEALTIEELWWGFRPTPPDELPILGESPWENLTLATGHHRNGVLLAPVTASLLADRIVNQTDDPLLSHFSWQRFTTSATSGAIAPLSPSPVSYAQPVLESIPVQTLESSATPLSTFEDSPLVIAGRSFKSRLMTGSGKYRTFDHMRGAIAASGCEIVTVAIRRVQTNAPGHEGLAEALDWSKIWMLPNTAGCKTAEEAVRVARLGREMAKLLGQEDNTFVKLEVIPDPKYLLPDPIGTLEAAEQLVKEGFAVLPYINADPLLAKRLEEAGCATVMPLGSPIGSGQGIRNAANIEIIIENASIPVVVDAGIGTPSEAAMAMEMGASALLINSAIALAQNPVLMAQAMGQATAAGRMAYLAGRIPVKTYAIASSPITGTITE
- a CDS encoding DUF433 domain-containing protein, which gives rise to MVQTTEYLYVVRDDEILHGEPIIRGTRTPVRAIVETWRMGVAPEEIPKGMPHLTLGQVFGALTYYSDHQTEINDHIERNRIPDELIDPLVRAL
- a CDS encoding DUF5615 family PIN-like protein; translated protein: MYLDEDVNVLIADLLRARGFDVITARDAGQLHSTDAEQLAYAVSQSRTLVTHNRTDFEELVQRYFNSGQTHYGVIFAVRRPPQEITQRLLAILNQITLDEMQDLRYI
- a CDS encoding NAD(+) kinase codes for the protein MPNVGIIYNDIKPIACRVADELKQTFSQHGYTVHTATGVGGILGYSSPERPVCHTPIDKLVPPEFDETMEFAVVLGGDGTVLSAFRQIAPCQIPLLAINTGHMGFLTETYLNQLPQAIDALKRGEYSIEERVMITVQVFRDGYLIWEALCLNEMVIHREPLTSMCHFEIEIGQHAPVDVAADGVIIATPTGSTAYALSAGGPVITPGVPVLQLIPICPHSLASRALVFSDEEPVTIFAANPDRLVMVVDGNAGCYVLPEDRVQIYRSPYRAKFIRLRPPEFFHVLREKLGWGLPHIAKPTSVELP
- a CDS encoding (2Fe-2S)-binding protein, yielding MPIIKAQGQTFECASNTNLRTALLQQGIALHNGQSALINCRGLGTCGTCAVEIDGDVSETNWRDRTRRSLPPHSLTQNRRLACQTRVLGDVKVTKYDGFWGQGDTPVWTPDPE